The sequence below is a genomic window from Magnetococcales bacterium.
GGAGGTACCGGGACGGGTGATGCCTGCTGATACCATGGGCCATAGTGGGGGGTCATCACCTCGGCCACAAGTTGGACGGGTTTTTGGGGAAGCGCATCGAGAAAGATCACCGAACCGACGGATGGGGAGGTGGTTTGCGGTCCAGCTTCCGAGCCGAAGATGGCGGCAATCCGCGCCTCATCCGTATCGGTCCACTCCCGCACATAAGCCCGGACCATACCCTTGACGCCGGAGCCTGGCAGATAGGGAACGCCCAGGGATGGATGCCAGGTCAACCCGTTCTCCACCGGATGGGATCGGCCCAGGCCGGTGACAAAGCGGGTCTCCGCCGTGAATATGAAAAAATGCCCACGACAACCGGTAACCAGGGATTTTCTGCGTCGAAGATACTCGCCCAGAATGGCGTCATCTCCAACAGGTCGCGCATCTCCCAGATATCCTCTCTTGGTCCAAGCGTTCGTCACAGAGCGGACCCAACCCAGTTTGGCGCCTTCATCGCCCAGCTCTGCAAAATCGTCGCTCCACTTGTCACAAAATTTGTCATACCACAGGCCGGCGTTGCCACTGTTCAGTTTAAACGTCTTCCTTGCTGCTTCCATCGCACCTTTATAAAGAGGGCTCGTCATGACCCCTCTCCTGCCGGGTCAGGGGCGAGTTGCGCTTCAACAAGGAACGCATGGGCAAATTTTTTCAGCCATTCGGCATAAGCCAACGCTTCCGCCTGGGCAGTCAGGTAGGTTTTTTGGTCGGCGGCACACAAAGACTGCATGAAATCTTCGCTCTTCGCAAAGGGGGTGTCCGGTTCCTGGCTGTTGCACAACCATCCACGAAACTGATTATATATGGCCTCATAAGCCTCTTTTCGCCCCTTGTTTTCCCCTTTTTTCGATTGGGAGAGCGCCATGGCCATGGCCTGTCCCAGACCATTCGTGCGCATCTCGATGGGTACGGATTTGATGGCGGAGAGATAAAAGGTGTTGCGGTCAGGGGTGCTCGTTTGGGCAAATGCCTGGATGGCCTCCAGGGCATGTTTGGCCCGGCGTTGAGAAAGCAACTGTAGCATGGTTCCCCTCCTCCCTACTCGTGGAGACAGCAGCAACGGAACCACCCCTGCCCCGTGGTCTCGTTGCCGCCCAGACGCAGGTAGCCATGCATGGCAAAAAGATCCATCGCCTCCTGCAACGGATCCTTGGCGTTATGGTTTTCCTCGATCCCCGTGCGTTCCTCCACCACCACATACATGGCGGTATCCGGCGGCAGCGTCTCCTCATACCAGAGGGCCTGGCTCTTCTTGGTATCCCTCGCAAGGCTGTTGTGTGCATCCACCGGCAGGGCATGGCGGGCGAACCAGGCAAAATCATCGTCGGAAACCACGGCAAGCTGATGCTTCAAACGGCCTCTTACGCCAGAGTCGGCGATGACGGCTCCCAGAAACCCCGCGAGGGTCTCCAGATTTTCCTCCTGACCGCCACAGATCACAAAATTGCACTCCTCAAGGAACAACTTTCCACTTCCTGCCGCCATGACCACGCCACCGGCAAGGCAGGTAAAATTGATCTCTGGCGGGCTGGAGAAACCTTGCCGTTGTCGGTCACGCCGAAAACGTTCGATCAGGTGCGGACAGGTCAGCCATTTGTAGGCGCCGGTCAGGCTGCGTACCGGCAACAACAACAGCCGGGCATCGGAGATCAACAACGCCCCAGCCTTGTCCGGTTCGCCAAACAACCTGTCGGCGACATTCTCTGGGTGTTCTCCCTCTTTCCAGTATGTGTCAAACGCCTTCTGCCGCAGGGATCCTTTGACACTCGAACCGGGGACAAGGGGATAGTCGGTCGGTTTTTCCCGCGCCACCGGCAGATCGACAGCGGCATCCGACTGTCCCACGCCCGGATGTACGAAAGTTTCGGCCAAAAGACCGAGAATCATGCCACACATGGTGAAGCTGCCTCCTCTCTGCCTGCATAAGTACCGATGGCCATCCGGCCAAAGCCATGCCGGGTCTCTTCGCCAATCGCCGTAAGGTGCCGTTTGAGAACAGCCGCTTTTTGTTCGGAAGAGGCAGCCATTTCCATGAAAAAGACGCTGCCTGCCGGCAGAAAGGGGCGCAATGGACGTGGACCAGCCGGTTGACCGCCGTAACCGGCGCTGTTCCAACCCCCGATAAGGGTCATGCGTTCAAGACAGGCCGAGACGATCAGGCCCGGAAGCTGCGGCAGCGTCCCCCCGGGCTTTCGCCACGCCTCATCGGGGGGGCACAGGGGGCTGAGCAGGACCACCGTGTAGAACATCCGCTGACCTGCACAACGCAGGGAGTCCGGCGCCTCGGGCTGGGGCAAGACGGCGGAGAGCTCCTCCACCCAGCCGAAACGCCCCTCGCCGCCCAGCGGCATCACCCTGGGGCACGGCCAATCGCCGGGTAATCCATGGACCTCCAGGGCCAGCATGATGTCATCCCGCAAGCGGACGTGGGAGGTCGCATAGAGCATCCCCTTCCGGGCCGCGCGCGTCTGATAACAGCGGGCAAGCCCGATCCGGCTCTCCTGGGGCCATAAATCATCAGCCAGCAGCATCTCCTCTTTTTGCGGCACGCTGCCCTTCAGAAATCGGGTGAGGCCTCCAGCCGTCACCCAGGTGTCGGAGAGGGGTTTCCACCCTGGTCCACTCCCCTCCGGCAATTGCGGCAGGGAGACCGCCTGGCCCAGATCACTCTGCAACGGCGCACCCGGGGCCAGCCGGCAATAGCCCTCCCTGGTGGCATGCCCAAGGAGCGCGAGCGGCACCGGGTGGAGCGTCTCTAACCTGCCGTTCGCTGCGCAGACCGGGGTGGGGGGACCAAAGGTCAATGGCCCCATGTCGTCCGGTCCATCGCCAAGGATTGCCTGAAGCTCAGGCGACCATGGACCGTGCCGCCACCCCCTGGCCTCGGCCAAGGCTCTGCGCACCGCTCCACTCATGGTGCAGGGAAATGGTGGAAAATGGCTGTGCGCCCGGGCCAACCCCTCGTCACTCTGGTTGAAAGGCCGACCATCACGAAAGAAAAGGGTGTCCTGGGGGGTGATCTTGAAGGTACGGGGTTGCGTCATCGTCAGCTTCCATTCCACAGCCAAATACCGTTGTCGGCCAGAAAACGGGCCAGAAGGGCGCCATCCGAAGTGAACGCCCCCCTTTCGACACTCCCGCTCTCCTTGGTGAGCGGTCGGCAGACCCGCAACAATTCGTCTATTTCCTTCTCGACAATCTCACGCGCCATCTCTGTACCTTTAAGCCGCTCGGCGAAGAGAATGGCGTGGGTTTGCCTTTCGTCAAGCCCCTCCCACAAGGAGGAGTCATAACGATCCCGCAGATGGTAGACAAAGCTGGTGGAGCGGTCGTCGTCGTCGGCGAAGGCCTTTGCCAGCGTTACCAGGTGATGGATGACCCCGCTGGCCGCGTCCTTCTCTTCCTTGCGCCAGCACGAACCCCATTCGAAGGCATCGCCGCCGGATTTCATCACCGCCACGGCGATGCCGTCACGTCCATTTTTCTCCTTGGCCACCGCGTCCAGAAGGTGATGGACCTTGCGCAGTACGGCTGACAAGGCCACCCCGTGGTGGGCAAAGGCGACGCCTGCCGATATCGTTCCGCCGCCACCCTCTTTCCAGGAGGCCTGGTAGGCATCGGCGAGGAGTGCGGCGGCAGGCAGGGCAGATGGAAGAGGAAACAGCCCCAGATAGTCATCACCGCCGGCATAGATGGTCACACCGTCATGCTTCTCGACAATCTTCGGAATCTTGCCGGCAAACTCTCCCAAGGCCTTGCTGACCTTCTTGCCTCCCCATTTTTGCAGAAGATCGCCGATCCGGTCACCATCCATGAGCAGCAGGGCATAATAGGGCGATGCCTCCTTCATTTTGAGGCGGCGTTTGGTGGACTCTTCAAGCAGGTCACCCTGGAAGCGTTGGAGGGCCTTGAGAACCTCTTTTTGGGAACGGGGAGGAACCACTTTGTCGTTGCAGACGGCATCGGAGAAAAACAAATGGCCATCCAGGTCCGCGAACGCCCCCATAGGGTGAAAATTGGCAATGCGGGAAATATGCTCCGCCCGTTGCGTGAGGATCGCATCGTCACCGCACGCCTTGATGGCTTTGACGTAATCCTGACAGGCTTGTTCGTTCCGCTCACTTGCCCGCTTCATCCAGGGCGCCGCCGCCATATAGGCCGTGGAGGGCCATTTGCGCAGCACCTTCCGCGTCCCGTCCGGGATCCAGCCGACGGTCGACTTCAGCGTCTCGTCTGGCAGAAGGGGAAACAGGCGCTTGACCAGGGCGATGGCGCACAGGCGCTCGTTATCCCGCAACTCCAGGGTGTTGACTTCCTTGTTTCCCTTCAAGGCCGCATAGACCTCATCGAGAACACCTTGCCGGATGGAGTCCCAGAACACTTCCTGTCGCTCTCGCTCGCGGAACCTGACCCATCCGGAGATCTCCTGCCAGTCGCTCATGATCGTGCAACGATCTCCCCCCTCTTCCCGGCGCGGATGGGTGCGCCAGTTTTTGCGGCGGTCCAGCCACCCCCCATCGCTACCGTCCGAGGCTTGCCCCATCACCCAGGAGGTTTCCCAGAATCCGTCTATCTGCCGCTCCCAGATGGCCCTTGTCTCTCTTCCCCTGGGGGCCACGGGGGCGACAAACGTCTCCCAGACGGCATCGGCGAGGCCATGCCAGGCCTGGTTGATGGCCTCACGGCAGAGTTCCCCCGCCTGAACCTTCGCCTGGGTGATGGTCGCCTTGAACCGGTTGGGCAGGGAGCCGACCACGGGGGCAGGGTCGATCCCTTCGCCGCCCAGGGCGCGAAACATGGCATCCCCTTGCACATCGGGAAAGTCGATCTCACCCCACCCCTTGTCAACGAGCGCCCGCATCGCCTTGCCGGACAGCCACGACAGCAAAAACGACCCGGCCCACAAATCACGGGTGCGCCGCGCCTGGGCCACAAAATTCTGTACAGGCCCCAGAGTGAAATGAAGTATCTGCTCCGTCATGGCAGCACCGCAGATTTGTCGGGGAAATAGGATTTTTGCTTGGTCGAAGGTTCGGAATGCGGTCCTTTGCCATCGATGAACGTGTCCAGAACGCGCCAGTCAATTTTGGCGGGTTTGGGTCCGGGGTGCTTGTCCTTCAATGTCTCGACCTGATCGTCGTTGGGGAGAAATTCCGCCGGCAAACGGACGGATACAGCGATGTGAAGGTTGTCCTTCAACTTGTGGATGTGCAGCAACAATGGGCTGGCGCGGCGGTCAAGTTTGCCAGCTGGTTTGACACTGGCACCTTTACCATAATTATGAGGCAGACCGAATACGGTGCGACGTGGAACATAGTCGGAGGAGAGCGGTTTCCCCTTGGACCAATCGTGATCGTCCTTGAAATTCTTTTCGATGGGCTCACCATTGACCACCTTATGATGCCCCCAGGAGCGATAACGCTGCATTTCCTTGCCGACCTTATCCAGAAGCGCCAACGAATTTTCCCCCTCGCGCAAAACATCGATACGGCTCCCGGGACCGAAGGCGGTGAAGGGGGGGAGAGGTTCGGCCTGGGCATATGGGATATCGGCAAACAGACCGGCGATGCTTTGCTCGTACTCCTCCCGGCTGGAAGGAGGTACAAAGGAAACGGCAGGGTCTTCCGCCGCAAACCCCGCTGCGGTCAGTTCGACAAGACGCACACTGCCCCACCCCCGCCGCGAACGGCTGCCGATACCACCCAACAACCCCAAAATCTTGAGCGCACGGACCAGACTGTCGACCTCCCATCTCTCTGCCTTCTCCTTGACCATCAGGGAGATGATCAAACTTTGATCCTTTTGGAGACAGGATCGGGTGATAACACCTGCTTCTTTGCCAAACGTCCCCTGGCCGGCAAGATAACAAGCCCCGGGACCAACGATGCGCTTACCGTTCATGAGCTTTGTTTTAGGCTTGACCATCTCCAGATTCTCGACCTTTTCCAGCCGCATCAACACTGCCCCCTGGCCGTCCTCGCTGCTGCCGAAGAGTCGAACCTCCGCCTTATGCAGTTCTTGCAACGCCGCCTCTCTGCGCCTGGTGGCGACCTGTGCTGCGGCATAGAAATTCGGATAATGCAGCGCCCGCCACCACCAGCGCAGCACACCACGCAACGAGGCCAGGCGGAACAGCGCCTCGGCCTTTGCAGGGTCGGCGCCCCCCAGGAACATGGGTGTGACGATCTCGAAGGTCGCCTGCAACCGTCTCATGGATAAACTCCCTCTGCGGATAGATCGCCGGCATGATAAACTCTTTTTTTGCACAAAATCTTTAGGTGTTGTACCCCGCCTCCCGACTCGGAGGCAAGAAAAATAATAAGGAATCATGGCAAAAGTCATGATGTGAATGACAGGCAGTCTATAAAAAAATTTGATATGCAGATAATGGCACGCATCCAAATGGAGATACAGACGTAACGATTCACCACTCTTGCAAGAAAAGCCTGGACAAGAAAGCCTTTGTCAGGGCCTCGCCCCGAACCGAGTGAATCCCGTTCACGCAACCGCCTGGTACGCTCTGAACGTTCGGTGGCGCCAACCCTTGACCTGTTTGGAGACCTTGATAAGAATTGAACAGGGTTCAACGTTCAAACAAGGATCGCCTGATGAGCGGTTTGGGAGTTCTCTGTTGCCAAAACCCGGAATGTCCTGATCCTGCCAAGACCGTTTTGGAATGGGTTGCACGCCCTATGAGACCAGGCAGGTCAGCATGGGGCGCCACCATTTTTTTCAGGGAACTCATCCGTGCAGAACGGGATGACGGGAGATAAAAATATGGCGGTGTTTTCTTTGGCAAAATTTTTTCAGCAGGCACAGGCCACGACCAATTTGAAAAGTGACCGGGATCGGCCAATCCCGGATATCCAGAAAGCCATGCTCGACTCGGGCCGAATCGAGTTTGCCCAATTGGCCACATGGGTTGGCACTTACGAAAAAAAACAATTTGTCAGCATGTTTCCCATGCCGTTCCTGGCGGGATCCTCTGTCGTCCAAGGGGTATTGTCCACATTGTCACATCAGGAAATCACCAAATTGTTTGAAGAGAAAAGAGATGCCGTTCGTG
It includes:
- the cmr6 gene encoding type III-B CRISPR module RAMP protein Cmr6, yielding MTSPLYKGAMEAARKTFKLNSGNAGLWYDKFCDKWSDDFAELGDEGAKLGWVRSVTNAWTKRGYLGDARPVGDDAILGEYLRRRKSLVTGCRGHFFIFTAETRFVTGLGRSHPVENGLTWHPSLGVPYLPGSGVKGMVRAYVREWTDTDEARIAAIFGSEAGPQTTSPSVGSVIFLDALPQKPVQLVAEVMTPHYGPWYQQASPVPVPPADWYSPTPIPFLAVEAGTPFSFAIMPRPGHDTDGGLVAEWLKEALQWIGAGAKSATGMGRFKVMDATPPPPVQRYHDGRPIRIDSAEEDGLVEIAYMDEEGGEDVVSVEEIKPRLERCGKE
- the cmr5 gene encoding type III-B CRISPR module-associated protein Cmr5; translation: MLQLLSQRRAKHALEAIQAFAQTSTPDRNTFYLSAIKSVPIEMRTNGLGQAMAMALSQSKKGENKGRKEAYEAIYNQFRGWLCNSQEPDTPFAKSEDFMQSLCAADQKTYLTAQAEALAYAEWLKKFAHAFLVEAQLAPDPAGEGS
- the cmr4 gene encoding type III-B CRISPR module RAMP protein Cmr4 is translated as MCGMILGLLAETFVHPGVGQSDAAVDLPVAREKPTDYPLVPGSSVKGSLRQKAFDTYWKEGEHPENVADRLFGEPDKAGALLISDARLLLLPVRSLTGAYKWLTCPHLIERFRRDRQRQGFSSPPEINFTCLAGGVVMAAGSGKLFLEECNFVICGGQEENLETLAGFLGAVIADSGVRGRLKHQLAVVSDDDFAWFARHALPVDAHNSLARDTKKSQALWYEETLPPDTAMYVVVEERTGIEENHNAKDPLQEAMDLFAMHGYLRLGGNETTGQGWFRCCCLHE
- a CDS encoding type III-B CRISPR module-associated protein Cmr3, yielding MTQPRTFKITPQDTLFFRDGRPFNQSDEGLARAHSHFPPFPCTMSGAVRRALAEARGWRHGPWSPELQAILGDGPDDMGPLTFGPPTPVCAANGRLETLHPVPLALLGHATREGYCRLAPGAPLQSDLGQAVSLPQLPEGSGPGWKPLSDTWVTAGGLTRFLKGSVPQKEEMLLADDLWPQESRIGLARCYQTRAARKGMLYATSHVRLRDDIMLALEVHGLPGDWPCPRVMPLGGEGRFGWVEELSAVLPQPEAPDSLRCAGQRMFYTVVLLSPLCPPDEAWRKPGGTLPQLPGLIVSACLERMTLIGGWNSAGYGGQPAGPRPLRPFLPAGSVFFMEMAASSEQKAAVLKRHLTAIGEETRHGFGRMAIGTYAGREEAASPCVA
- a CDS encoding type III-B CRISPR-associated protein Cas10/Cmr2 gives rise to the protein MTEQILHFTLGPVQNFVAQARRTRDLWAGSFLLSWLSGKAMRALVDKGWGEIDFPDVQGDAMFRALGGEGIDPAPVVGSLPNRFKATITQAKVQAGELCREAINQAWHGLADAVWETFVAPVAPRGRETRAIWERQIDGFWETSWVMGQASDGSDGGWLDRRKNWRTHPRREEGGDRCTIMSDWQEISGWVRFRERERQEVFWDSIRQGVLDEVYAALKGNKEVNTLELRDNERLCAIALVKRLFPLLPDETLKSTVGWIPDGTRKVLRKWPSTAYMAAAPWMKRASERNEQACQDYVKAIKACGDDAILTQRAEHISRIANFHPMGAFADLDGHLFFSDAVCNDKVVPPRSQKEVLKALQRFQGDLLEESTKRRLKMKEASPYYALLLMDGDRIGDLLQKWGGKKVSKALGEFAGKIPKIVEKHDGVTIYAGGDDYLGLFPLPSALPAAALLADAYQASWKEGGGGTISAGVAFAHHGVALSAVLRKVHHLLDAVAKEKNGRDGIAVAVMKSGGDAFEWGSCWRKEEKDAASGVIHHLVTLAKAFADDDDRSTSFVYHLRDRYDSSLWEGLDERQTHAILFAERLKGTEMAREIVEKEIDELLRVCRPLTKESGSVERGAFTSDGALLARFLADNGIWLWNGS
- the cmr1 gene encoding type III-B CRISPR module RAMP protein Cmr1 — encoded protein: MRRLQATFEIVTPMFLGGADPAKAEALFRLASLRGVLRWWWRALHYPNFYAAAQVATRRREAALQELHKAEVRLFGSSEDGQGAVLMRLEKVENLEMVKPKTKLMNGKRIVGPGACYLAGQGTFGKEAGVITRSCLQKDQSLIISLMVKEKAERWEVDSLVRALKILGLLGGIGSRSRRGWGSVRLVELTAAGFAAEDPAVSFVPPSSREEYEQSIAGLFADIPYAQAEPLPPFTAFGPGSRIDVLREGENSLALLDKVGKEMQRYRSWGHHKVVNGEPIEKNFKDDHDWSKGKPLSSDYVPRRTVFGLPHNYGKGASVKPAGKLDRRASPLLLHIHKLKDNLHIAVSVRLPAEFLPNDDQVETLKDKHPGPKPAKIDWRVLDTFIDGKGPHSEPSTKQKSYFPDKSAVLP